The following coding sequences lie in one Prevotella nigrescens genomic window:
- the radA gene encoding DNA repair protein RadA → MAKDKIAYVCDNCGQESAKWIGRCPNCGQWNTFKQIRIAPDVGVSSAKTLVSHTFGAMKQNVPQALREVSSTEEIRVDMKDSELNRVLGGGLVVGSMVLIGGEPGIGKSTLTLQTLLSSDRRVLYVSGEESPQQIKMRALRISDTIPENIVILSETSIEKIFNSIKEVKPELLVIDSIQTVATETVASSAGSISQIRESAAALLQLAKSSDIPVILIGHINKEGSIAGPKVLEHIVDTVLQFEGDQHYMYRILRSIKNRFGSTSELGIYEMRQDGLRPVSNPSELLLTDTPGDLSGVAISSAIEGVRPFLVETQALVSSAAYGTPQRSATGFDQRRLNMLLAVLEKRVGFKLMQKDVFLNIAGGLRITDMAMDLSVIAAVLSSNVDTPIEAGWCMAGEVGLSGEVRPVNRIEQRIAEAEKLGFSNIIIPKNNAQGLKGRFKIATHSVAKVDEALRLLFG, encoded by the coding sequence ATGGCAAAAGACAAAATAGCATACGTCTGCGACAACTGTGGACAGGAAAGCGCGAAGTGGATAGGGAGATGTCCTAATTGTGGACAGTGGAACACATTCAAGCAAATCAGGATAGCTCCAGATGTGGGCGTGAGCAGTGCGAAGACACTTGTCTCTCATACATTTGGTGCCATGAAACAGAATGTGCCACAAGCACTTAGAGAAGTTTCTTCGACCGAGGAGATTCGTGTTGATATGAAAGACAGCGAACTGAATCGTGTGCTTGGGGGAGGACTCGTTGTGGGAAGCATGGTGTTGATAGGTGGCGAACCCGGGATAGGGAAGAGTACTTTAACGCTTCAGACGCTGTTGTCTTCCGACCGCAGAGTGCTCTATGTAAGCGGAGAAGAGAGTCCACAGCAGATAAAAATGAGAGCTTTGCGCATTTCAGATACTATTCCAGAAAACATTGTGATATTGTCTGAAACATCAATAGAGAAGATATTCAACAGCATTAAAGAAGTTAAGCCTGAACTTCTGGTAATAGATTCTATACAAACGGTTGCCACGGAAACGGTTGCGAGTAGTGCAGGGAGTATTTCCCAGATACGGGAAAGTGCTGCTGCATTGTTGCAATTGGCGAAATCGAGCGATATTCCCGTCATTCTTATCGGGCATATTAACAAGGAAGGCTCTATTGCAGGGCCGAAAGTGTTGGAACATATTGTAGACACAGTGCTGCAATTCGAGGGAGACCAGCACTATATGTATCGTATTCTGCGTAGTATAAAGAACCGCTTTGGCTCTACTTCCGAATTAGGGATATACGAGATGCGCCAAGATGGGTTGCGACCGGTTAGCAACCCTTCGGAGTTGTTGCTTACCGATACTCCTGGTGATTTGTCGGGTGTAGCCATATCAAGTGCTATCGAAGGGGTGCGCCCTTTCCTTGTAGAGACTCAGGCGCTTGTTTCGTCGGCAGCCTATGGCACTCCACAGCGTTCGGCGACGGGGTTCGATCAGCGTCGGCTGAATATGTTGCTTGCCGTACTCGAAAAGCGTGTAGGATTTAAGCTGATGCAAAAAGACGTGTTTCTGAATATTGCCGGTGGTCTGCGCATTACAGATATGGCTATGGATTTGAGTGTGATTGCTGCAGTGTTGTCGTCGAATGTGGATACACCTATCGAAGCGGGGTGGTGTATGGCTGGAGAGGTTGGATTGAGTGGCGAAGTCCGCCCGGTTAACCGTATTGAACAACGCATAGCCGAAGCCGAGAAGTTAGGATTTAGTAATATCATTATCCCAAAGAACAATGCACAAGGACTAAAAGGTCGTTTTAAAATTGCAACACATTCTGTTGCTAAAGTTGATGAGGCATTACGCTTGTTGTTTGGATAA